Proteins from one Oscillatoria nigro-viridis PCC 7112 genomic window:
- a CDS encoding translation initiation factor: MAASKRKDSDSKTTDGKRIVYSEFGNVDNSAALQRGVAEVPPNQQNLKIEASRKGRGGKTVTVISGFQEKPETLATLAKQLKAQCGTGGTVKENEIEIQGEHKQKLLEIITKLGYKAKISGG; the protein is encoded by the coding sequence ATGGCAGCATCCAAACGCAAAGATTCTGACAGCAAAACAACCGACGGCAAACGAATAGTTTACTCCGAGTTTGGGAATGTTGACAACTCCGCCGCCCTCCAACGGGGAGTTGCCGAAGTTCCCCCCAATCAACAAAACCTCAAAATCGAAGCATCCCGAAAAGGACGCGGCGGCAAAACAGTTACAGTCATCAGCGGCTTTCAGGAAAAACCCGAAACATTAGCAACTTTAGCCAAGCAGCTAAAAGCCCAATGCGGTACTGGCGGCACAGTCAAAGAAAATGAAATCGAAATTCAAGGCGAACACAAGCAAAAGCTGCTAGAAATTATCACCAAGTTAGGCTACAAAGCTAAAATTAGTGGAGGGTAA
- the recR gene encoding recombination mediator RecR, translated as MYTRPLARLIEQLQRLPGVGPKTAQRLALHILKRPEEEVQALAKSLIDAKQQVGFCQVCFHLSADPVCEICRNTNRDTHTICVVSESRDVIALEKTREYMGKYHVVGGVISPMDGIGPEQLNIQPLVRRVTQQKIKEVIIAISPSVEGETTTLYIGHLLKPFTLVTRIAFGLPMGGDLEYADEVTLARALEGRRELD; from the coding sequence ATGTACACTCGACCTTTAGCTCGTTTAATCGAACAATTGCAGCGCTTGCCCGGAGTCGGCCCAAAAACAGCCCAGCGGCTCGCTTTACATATTTTGAAGCGACCGGAAGAAGAAGTGCAAGCCCTAGCTAAATCTTTGATTGATGCCAAACAGCAAGTAGGTTTCTGTCAAGTATGCTTTCACTTATCTGCTGACCCTGTTTGCGAAATTTGCCGCAATACCAACCGCGACACTCATACCATTTGTGTAGTGTCAGAATCCCGCGATGTAATCGCTTTAGAAAAAACGCGGGAATACATGGGTAAATATCACGTTGTTGGCGGTGTTATTTCGCCGATGGATGGAATTGGGCCAGAACAATTGAACATTCAACCGTTAGTGCGGCGCGTCACCCAGCAAAAGATTAAGGAAGTAATTATTGCTATTAGTCCCAGCGTGGAAGGCGAAACTACTACTCTTTATATCGGTCACTTATTAAAACCTTTTACGCTGGTGACGCGCATAGCTTTTGGTTTGCCGATGGGGGGAGATTTGGAATATGCCGATGAAGTTACATTGGCTCGCGCTTTGGAAGGAAGGAGGGAGTTGGATTAG
- a CDS encoding DUF4347 domain-containing protein, with the protein MKTIPNLSNLSSTQARKYTNMETKILRQASHKAETAVRINLAIVDSKVENYQEFLRGVKRDTEVILLDRTRDGIEQITEILGQRNSITSLHIVSHGREAAVEIGRAELNIDNLETYSNQLQQWGKALSESGSILLYGCNVAAGESGIKFIQKLSEITGANIAASNNLTGSAALGGDWELKITTGQINTEIAFEKEVLEGYTSVLATLAAEEFKNSTVIGPWIYGVGNTLTTNPGLTAGSTQNLSGVIPALGTGDTPGTGTLRLTSNEFNQAAFVIYNNPISATEGLKITFDFFAYNRGTVPAPDGSLLGADGISFFLIDGTATPTKAGGFGGSLGYAQNTNTPASSGISGGYLGVGLDEFGNYSNNNAGRVGGPGQRPDSIGLRGSESTSYNFLSTTSVAIGIDNKDTTIRAAAKRTVQITLFPTNSATPNRLTVGFDFNGNGIFEANETPITISNLATLNGGEVPRTFKFGFAASTGGNTNIHEVNNVIVESIDPPTLVADVSIVKKGPLYAIPNSTITYTITSTNNGPNSAESVLIQDPLPEGLTFVSTDNNGTFNPTTRTVIWPAIPTLANGASEIRTITATVSPTVTAPLTNTAYSTSSTFDPDLGNNNSSQPISQVSTTIVAALADLVTTKTGTTAAAPGERVTYTISTVNNGPSTAENVTITDTILPNLTGVIPSNGGVYDPATGIVTFAAGSVTNTATVTNTVSFIAPASGSVSNTARSTSTTTDPTPANNQATFTTPLTPSADLVTTKSGTVAAAPGERVTYTISTVNNGPSTAENVTITDTILPNLTGVIPSNGGVYDPATGIVTFAAGSVTNTATVTNTVSFIAPASGSVSNTARSTSTTTDPTPANNQATFTTPLTPSADLVTTKSGTAAAAPGERVTYTISTVNNGPSTAENVTITDTILPNLTGVIPSNGGVYDPATGIVTFAAGSVTNTATVTNTVSFIAPASGSVSNTARSTSTTTDPTPANNQATFTTPLTPTPTTPTPTPTPTTPTPTPTPTTPTPTPTPTTPTPTPTPTTPTPTPTPTTPTPTPTPTTPTPTPTPTTPTPTPTPTTPTPTPTPTTPTPTPTPTTPTPTPTPTTPTDNQPPLANNANSSLGPNSSQLVTGLGGSDPDGSIASYTINTLPSPDQAVLFLGDPANGGVPVTPGQVLTPAQLQQLFFQTTGNFTGANFTYSATDNSGASSPAVATVAAILPTDNQPPVANNANSSLGPNSSQLVTGLGGSDPDGSIASYTINTLPSPDQAVLFLGDPANGGVPVTPGQVLTPAQLQQLFFQTTGNFTGANFTYSATDNSGASSPAVATVAAILRPGAPTPTPTPTDNQPPVANNANSSLGPNSSQLVTGLGGSDPDGSIASYTINTLPSPDQAVLFLGDPANGGVPVTPGQVLTPAQLQQLFFQTTGNFTGANFTYSATDNSGASSPAVATVAAILPTDNQPPVANNANSSLGPNSSQLVTGLGGSDPDGSIASYTINTLPSPDQAVLFLGDPANGGVPVTPGQVLTPAQLQQLFFQTTGSFTGANFTYSATDNSGASSPAVATVAAILRPGAPTPTPTPTDNQPPLANNSNSSLGPNSSRLVTGLGGRDPDGSIASYTINTLPSPDQAVLFLGDPANGGVPVTPGQVLTPAQLQQLFFQTTGSFTGANFTYSATDNSGAISPPATATVAGLIAPTPLTPTDNQPPVANNSNSSLGPNSSRLVTGLGGRDPDGSIASYTINTLPPAAQGVLFLGDPANGGVPVTPGQVLTPEQLGQLFFQSTGDFTGATFSYSATDSNGATSPLATATLGSTGATPTPNPLNLPPVTNNANFTVDPNSSARVPGLGGSDPDGSIASYTINTLPPAAQGILFLGDPANGGVAVTPGQVLTPEQIGQLFFQSTGDFTGANFSYSATDNSGATSPATATVAAISPTSNQPPSINNVNFTVPTDGIVQVLGLGGSDPDGSIVSYTITRVPPANQGVLFLSDSVNGDIPVTAGQVLTPAQIGQLFFVATVDFNGATFSYTATDNLGKVSPASATVAAILRPVGTVPPLIPTPTPTPAPGISNPIGEADTDCQCSPIIEKPGINFAPPQQPPAVGFVRPISQFSEGQTTKGSDGDDFIADTKGNQKIVGFKGNDLLLGEDGADEIYGNEGNDRIFGGTGTDIVYGDEGNDIVFAGKQNDWIAGDLGSDTLFGDRGADTILGDTGQNNSQSPDDARDLIFGGEGADLINGNEGEDTIHSGKGDDIALGGKENDLIWGELGSDTLFGGIGSDSLFGGIRDQRASDSQGRDLLYGGFGNDFLHGQQDNDTLVAGKDNDRAYGGKGNDIIYGQLGSDTLYGGEGADTLLGDSGSSQSIGDLGEQDLIFGDSGNDIIGGGHGNDTVQAGKGNDCVWGGKNNDLIWGEIGSDTLVGDSGDDTMYGGARSRVQDVGGRDLLFGGIGADVLFGDEGDDTISGGQDNDLIYGGKANDLIHGDLGDDLIYGGDGSDELCGDEGNDTIYGDRADNRGVSVGANDQQDCINGGDGNDLLYGNEGQDTINGDAGSDTLIGGKDNDLLNGGAGDDWLFGGLGEDTLIGGIGSDRFVLNGQGGTDTVINFEVGVDKFVLSDGLSFQQLQFSATPNGTLLLVAGTDRVLANLVGVKGAIGSSDFLPNLSEL; encoded by the coding sequence ATGAAAACCATCCCAAATCTGTCAAATTTGTCATCTACACAAGCACGGAAATATACCAATATGGAAACTAAAATCTTGAGACAAGCTAGCCATAAAGCAGAGACCGCTGTCCGAATAAATCTAGCGATTGTGGATTCAAAAGTAGAAAACTACCAAGAGTTTCTCAGGGGAGTGAAACGCGATACAGAAGTAATCCTGCTCGATAGAACCCGGGATGGAATCGAGCAAATCACCGAAATTCTGGGTCAGCGCAACAGCATCACCAGTCTGCACATAGTTTCTCACGGCCGAGAAGCAGCCGTAGAAATCGGCCGGGCAGAACTTAATATTGATAATCTAGAAACCTACAGCAACCAATTGCAGCAGTGGGGAAAAGCCCTTAGCGAATCTGGCAGCATTCTGCTTTACGGCTGTAACGTAGCCGCCGGCGAATCCGGCATTAAATTCATACAAAAACTCAGTGAAATAACAGGAGCAAATATTGCCGCTTCCAACAACCTAACAGGGAGTGCAGCATTAGGTGGCGACTGGGAATTAAAAATTACCACAGGACAAATAAATACCGAAATAGCCTTTGAAAAAGAAGTCCTAGAAGGCTACACATCAGTCCTGGCTACCTTAGCGGCTGAAGAATTTAAAAATTCAACAGTAATCGGGCCTTGGATATATGGAGTTGGCAACACCCTTACAACTAACCCAGGCTTAACCGCAGGTAGTACACAAAACCTCAGCGGCGTTATTCCCGCTTTAGGGACTGGCGATACACCCGGAACAGGTACTTTGAGATTAACATCAAATGAATTTAACCAAGCAGCTTTTGTAATCTACAACAACCCCATCTCTGCCACTGAGGGTCTGAAAATTACCTTTGATTTCTTTGCCTATAACAGAGGTACTGTCCCTGCTCCGGATGGTTCCCTCCTTGGCGCCGATGGCATTAGTTTTTTCCTCATTGACGGAACAGCTACGCCAACAAAAGCCGGAGGCTTCGGCGGATCTCTCGGCTATGCTCAAAATACTAATACTCCCGCTTCAAGTGGTATTTCAGGAGGTTATTTAGGTGTCGGATTAGACGAGTTTGGCAATTATTCAAACAATAATGCAGGGCGTGTAGGCGGGCCGGGGCAGCGACCGGATTCAATAGGACTTAGAGGCAGCGAAAGCACCTCTTATAATTTTTTAAGTACCACTTCCGTTGCCATTGGCATAGATAATAAAGATACCACCATTCGCGCTGCTGCTAAAAGAACCGTCCAAATTACCTTATTTCCGACGAATTCAGCAACACCTAACCGTCTTACAGTGGGCTTCGACTTCAACGGCAATGGCATCTTTGAGGCGAACGAAACACCGATCACCATATCAAATTTGGCCACCCTAAACGGAGGAGAAGTACCACGTACTTTTAAATTTGGCTTTGCTGCTTCGACAGGGGGAAATACAAACATTCACGAAGTTAACAATGTCATCGTCGAAAGTATAGATCCGCCTACACTTGTAGCCGACGTTTCCATTGTTAAAAAAGGCCCGCTCTATGCCATACCCAATAGCACCATTACCTATACGATTACCTCCACAAATAACGGGCCAAACAGCGCCGAAAGCGTCCTGATTCAAGATCCGCTCCCAGAGGGCTTAACTTTCGTCAGCACTGACAACAACGGTACTTTCAATCCCACAACGAGGACGGTCATCTGGCCGGCGATTCCGACTCTGGCTAACGGTGCTAGCGAAATCCGCACCATCACCGCCACAGTTTCCCCAACAGTCACAGCTCCCTTAACTAACACTGCCTATAGTACATCCAGCACTTTCGACCCAGATCTAGGTAACAACAATAGTTCCCAACCCATCTCTCAAGTCTCAACTACAATTGTTGCTGCTCTTGCCGACCTAGTTACCACCAAAACCGGGACTACGGCAGCAGCACCAGGTGAAAGAGTTACTTACACAATTTCGACAGTCAACAACGGCCCGAGCACAGCCGAAAACGTCACCATTACCGACACCATCCTTCCGAATTTAACAGGAGTCATCCCCTCCAACGGCGGTGTCTACGATCCGGCTACAGGTATAGTCACCTTCGCCGCAGGCAGCGTCACCAACACAGCCACCGTCACCAACACAGTCAGCTTCATCGCACCTGCATCCGGCAGCGTCAGCAACACCGCCCGAAGTACCTCAACTACGACTGACCCCACTCCCGCCAACAACCAAGCTACATTCACCACACCTCTGACACCTAGTGCCGACCTAGTTACCACCAAAAGCGGGACTGTGGCAGCAGCACCAGGTGAAAGAGTTACTTACACAATTTCGACAGTCAACAACGGCCCAAGCACAGCCGAAAACGTCACCATTACCGACACCATCCTTCCGAATTTAACAGGAGTCATCCCCTCCAACGGCGGTGTCTACGATCCGGCTACAGGTATAGTCACCTTCGCCGCAGGCAGCGTCACCAACACAGCCACCGTCACCAACACAGTCAGCTTCATCGCACCTGCATCCGGCAGCGTCAGCAACACCGCCCGAAGTACCTCAACTACGACTGACCCCACTCCCGCCAACAACCAAGCTACATTCACCACACCTCTGACACCTAGTGCCGACCTAGTTACCACCAAAAGCGGGACTGCGGCAGCAGCACCAGGTGAAAGAGTTACTTACACAATTTCGACAGTCAACAACGGCCCAAGCACAGCCGAAAACGTCACCATTACCGACACCATCCTTCCGAATTTAACAGGAGTCATCCCCTCCAACGGCGGTGTCTACGATCCGGCTACAGGTATAGTCACCTTCGCCGCAGGCAGCGTCACCAACACAGCCACCGTCACCAACACAGTCAGCTTCATCGCACCTGCATCCGGCAGCGTCAGCAACACCGCCCGAAGTACCTCAACTACGACTGACCCCACTCCCGCCAACAACCAAGCTACATTCACCACACCTCTGACACCGACTCCCACAACACCAACTCCCACACCGACTCCCACAACACCAACTCCCACACCGACTCCGACAACACCAACTCCCACACCGACTCCGACAACACCAACTCCCACACCGACTCCGACAACTCCAACTCCCACACCGACTCCGACAACTCCAACTCCCACACCGACTCCGACAACTCCAACTCCCACACCGACTCCGACAACTCCAACTCCCACACCGACTCCGACAACTCCAACTCCCACACCGACTCCGACAACTCCAACTCCCACACCGACTCCGACAACTCCAACTCCCACACCGACTCCGACAACTCCAACAGACAACCAACCGCCATTAGCCAACAATGCCAACTCCAGCCTCGGCCCCAACAGCAGCCAGTTAGTCACAGGATTGGGAGGCAGCGACCCCGACGGGTCGATCGCCTCTTACACCATCAACACCCTGCCCTCACCAGACCAAGCCGTCCTGTTTTTAGGAGATCCAGCCAACGGCGGCGTACCGGTGACACCAGGCCAAGTCCTGACTCCAGCACAGTTGCAGCAACTATTTTTCCAAACAACTGGCAACTTTACAGGAGCCAATTTCACCTACAGCGCCACAGACAACAGCGGCGCCTCCAGTCCCGCTGTCGCTACTGTCGCGGCCATACTTCCAACAGACAACCAACCGCCAGTTGCCAACAATGCCAACTCCAGCCTCGGACCCAACAGCAGCCAGTTAGTCACAGGATTGGGAGGCAGCGACCCCGACGGGTCGATCGCCTCTTACACCATCAACACCCTGCCCTCACCAGACCAAGCCGTCCTGTTTTTAGGAGATCCAGCCAACGGCGGCGTACCGGTGACACCAGGTCAAGTCCTGACTCCAGCACAGTTGCAGCAACTATTTTTCCAAACGACGGGCAACTTTACAGGAGCCAATTTCACCTACAGCGCCACAGACAACAGCGGCGCCTCCAGTCCCGCTGTCGCTACTGTCGCGGCTATCTTGCGGCCGGGTGCGCCAACTCCCACACCAACTCCAACAGACAACCAACCGCCAGTTGCCAACAATGCCAACTCCAGCCTCGGACCCAACAGCAGCCAGTTAGTCACAGGATTGGGAGGCAGCGACCCCGACGGGTCGATCGCCTCTTACACCATCAACACCCTGCCCTCACCAGACCAAGCCGTCCTGTTTTTAGGAGATCCAGCCAACGGCGGCGTACCGGTGACACCAGGCCAAGTCCTGACTCCAGCACAGTTGCAGCAACTATTTTTCCAAACAACTGGCAACTTTACAGGAGCCAATTTCACCTACAGCGCCACAGACAACAGCGGCGCCTCCAGTCCCGCTGTCGCTACTGTCGCGGCCATACTTCCAACAGACAACCAACCGCCAGTTGCCAACAATGCCAACTCCAGCCTCGGACCCAACAGCAGCCAGTTAGTCACAGGATTGGGAGGCAGCGACCCCGACGGGTCGATCGCCTCTTACACCATCAACACCCTGCCCTCACCAGACCAAGCCGTCCTGTTTTTAGGAGATCCAGCCAACGGCGGCGTACCGGTGACACCAGGTCAAGTCCTGACTCCAGCACAGTTGCAGCAACTATTTTTCCAAACAACTGGCAGCTTTACAGGAGCCAATTTCACCTACAGCGCCACAGACAACAGCGGCGCCTCCAGTCCCGCTGTCGCTACTGTCGCGGCTATCTTGCGGCCGGGTGCGCCAACTCCCACACCAACTCCAACTGACAACCAACCGCCATTAGCCAACAATTCCAACTCCAGCCTCGGACCCAACAGCAGCAGGTTAGTCACAGGATTGGGAGGTCGCGACCCCGACGGGTCGATCGCCTCTTACACCATCAACACCCTGCCCTCACCAGACCAAGCCGTCCTGTTTTTAGGAGATCCAGCCAACGGCGGCGTACCGGTGACACCAGGTCAAGTCCTGACTCCAGCACAGTTGCAGCAACTATTTTTCCAAACAACTGGCAGCTTTACAGGAGCCAATTTCACCTACAGCGCCACAGACAACAGCGGCGCTATCAGTCCACCCGCTACCGCTACAGTGGCTGGACTGATAGCGCCCACACCTCTAACTCCAACTGACAACCAACCGCCAGTTGCCAACAATTCCAACTCCAGCCTCGGGCCCAACAGCAGCAGGTTAGTCACAGGATTGGGAGGCCGCGACCCCGACGGGTCGATCGCCTCTTACACCATCAACACCCTGCCGCCAGCGGCCCAAGGAGTCCTGTTTTTAGGAGATCCAGCCAACGGTGGTGTACCGGTGACACCAGGTCAAGTCCTGACACCGGAACAGCTAGGACAACTATTTTTCCAATCCACCGGCGACTTTACCGGAGCAACTTTCAGCTACAGCGCCACAGATAGCAACGGCGCTACCAGTCCCCTGGCTACCGCTACTCTCGGTTCCACAGGAGCAACTCCCACACCAAATCCCCTAAACTTACCGCCAGTAACCAACAATGCTAATTTCACGGTAGACCCCAATAGCAGCGCGCGGGTGCCGGGATTGGGAGGAAGTGACCCCGATGGGTCGATCGCCTCTTACACCATCAACACCCTACCGCCAGCGGCCCAAGGAATCCTGTTTTTAGGAGATCCAGCCAACGGCGGAGTAGCCGTGACACCAGGTCAAGTTTTGACACCGGAACAAATAGGACAACTATTTTTCCAATCCACCGGCGACTTTACCGGTGCCAATTTCAGCTACAGCGCCACAGATAACAGCGGCGCTACCAGCCCCGCCACTGCTACAGTTGCCGCTATCTCCCCGACTTCCAACCAACCGCCATCGATTAACAATGTTAACTTCACGGTTCCGACTGACGGCATCGTGCAGGTGTTGGGATTGGGAGGAAGTGACCCCGATGGGTCGATCGTCTCTTACACCATCACCAGAGTCCCCCCAGCCAACCAAGGAGTCCTGTTCTTATCAGATTCAGTCAACGGCGACATACCCGTGACAGCCGGTCAAGTTTTGACTCCGGCACAAATAGGACAACTATTTTTCGTAGCCACAGTTGACTTTAACGGAGCAACTTTCAGCTACACCGCCACCGACAACCTCGGCAAAGTCAGCCCCGCTAGCGCTACTGTTGCTGCTATCTTGAGGCCAGTTGGAACTGTTCCCCCACTCATACCTACACCCACACCAACACCCGCGCCCGGTATCTCAAATCCGATCGGGGAAGCAGATACCGACTGTCAATGTTCGCCCATTATTGAAAAACCGGGAATTAACTTTGCGCCCCCGCAGCAACCGCCCGCAGTTGGATTTGTCCGGCCTATTTCACAATTTTCAGAGGGACAAACCACCAAAGGAAGCGACGGCGATGACTTCATCGCAGACACCAAAGGCAACCAAAAAATCGTCGGTTTTAAAGGCAACGACCTGCTTTTAGGTGAAGACGGCGCGGACGAAATTTACGGCAACGAAGGCAATGACAGGATTTTTGGGGGCACTGGCACCGATATTGTTTACGGAGACGAGGGCAACGATATCGTATTTGCAGGCAAACAGAACGACTGGATTGCCGGCGACTTAGGCTCCGACACCCTGTTTGGAGATCGAGGTGCGGATACGATTCTCGGAGACACCGGGCAGAACAACTCCCAGAGTCCTGACGATGCTCGCGATTTGATTTTCGGAGGCGAGGGTGCAGACCTAATTAACGGCAACGAGGGCGAGGATACCATCCATAGCGGCAAAGGTGACGATATTGCCCTTGGAGGTAAAGAAAATGACCTGATTTGGGGCGAACTCGGCTCCGATACCTTGTTTGGTGGCATCGGCTCCGACAGCTTGTTTGGGGGCATCCGCGACCAAAGGGCCAGCGACTCCCAGGGACGCGACTTGCTGTACGGAGGCTTCGGTAACGACTTCCTCCACGGTCAACAAGACAACGATACGCTGGTTGCAGGCAAAGATAACGATCGCGCTTACGGAGGTAAAGGCAATGACATCATCTACGGTCAATTAGGCTCCGATACCCTCTACGGCGGCGAAGGAGCCGATACTCTGCTCGGCGACAGTGGCAGTTCCCAGTCAATCGGGGATCTCGGCGAACAAGACTTAATCTTTGGGGACAGCGGCAACGACATCATCGGCGGCGGCCACGGTAATGATACCGTGCAAGCAGGTAAAGGCAATGATTGTGTTTGGGGTGGCAAAAATAATGACCTGATTTGGGGCGAGATCGGCTCTGATACCCTTGTCGGCGACAGCGGCGACGACACCATGTACGGCGGTGCTCGAAGTCGAGTTCAAGATGTTGGCGGCCGGGACTTGCTCTTTGGTGGCATCGGTGCTGATGTGCTGTTCGGCGATGAGGGTGACGATACCATCAGTGGCGGTCAAGACAACGACTTGATTTACGGCGGCAAAGCTAACGACCTCATACACGGAGATCTGGGCGACGACTTGATTTACGGCGGTGACGGCAGCGATGAACTCTGCGGTGACGAGGGCAACGATACCATCTATGGCGATCGTGCTGATAACCGGGGTGTCTCGGTGGGGGCAAACGACCAGCAAGACTGCATCAACGGCGGTGACGGCAATGACTTGCTCTACGGCAATGAAGGCCAAGATACTATCAACGGAGATGCTGGCAGCGATACTCTGATTGGTGGTAAAGATAACGACCTGCTCAATGGGGGCGCTGGAGATGACTGGCTGTTTGGCGGCTTGGGCGAGGATACTTTAATTGGAGGTATTGGGAGCGATCGATTTGTGTTGAATGGTCAGGGCGGCACCGATACTGTCATTAACTTCGAGGTAGGCGTCGATAAGTTTGTTTTGAGCGACGGGCTGAGTTTCCAGCAGTTGCAATTTAGCGCCACTCCGAACGGTACGTTGCTGCTAGTAGCAGGAACCGATCGGGTTTTAGCGAATCTGGTTGGGGTTAAGGGGGCGATCGGCTCCTCGGATTTTCTACCAAATCTCTCTGAACTCTAG
- a CDS encoding prolyl oligopeptidase family serine peptidase, which translates to MAKFDRPLSYPTTRKIDQTDDYHGVKVSDPYRWLENPDSEETQAWVEAQNAVTFAYLNEIPAREKIKQRLTQLWDYEKYGIPFKEGDRYFYYKNDGLQNQSVLYTLTSLDGEPKVLIDPNTLSEDGTVALGGIAISEDGKLMAYGLSTSGSDWQEWKVRDVATGEDLSDHLKWIKFSGASWTHDGKGFFYSRYDEPNEKSKHEDVNYYQKLFYHQLGTPQSEDLLIYERPDQKEWGFSGGVTEDGRYLIVSVWQGTETKNLIFYKDLTAPESTVVELINEFEAEYSFIDNEGSLFWFQTDLNAPLGRVIAIDTNNLHLSCLGGDETPPSPPLTKGGIQGGFTEIIPEAAETLEGIGILNNQFVASYLKDAYTQIKIFNLDGSFVREVALPGIGSAGGFSGKRHDTETFYAYTSFTAPTTIYRYNMVTDESTIYRQPKVDFNPDDYETKQVFYPSKDGTRVPMFITHKKGLQLDGNNPTYLYGYGGFGVSLTPSFSVSNVVWLEMGGVYAIACLRGGGEYGESWHQAGTKLNKQNVFDDFIAGAEWLIENKYTKPAKLAIAGGSNGGLLVGACMTQRPELFGAALPAVGVMDMLRFHKFTIGWAWTSEYGSPDNAEEFPTIHGYSPLHNLKPGTAYPATMITTADHDDRVVPAHSFKFASTLQETHAGEKPVLIRIETKAGHGAGKPTAKIIEELADEWAFLVRELDIDA; encoded by the coding sequence ATGGCTAAATTCGATCGACCTTTAAGCTACCCCACAACCCGCAAAATCGACCAAACAGACGACTACCACGGCGTCAAAGTATCAGACCCCTACAGGTGGCTGGAAAATCCCGACTCTGAGGAAACTCAAGCTTGGGTGGAAGCCCAAAATGCAGTTACTTTTGCCTACCTCAACGAAATTCCGGCGCGGGAAAAAATCAAACAGCGCCTGACTCAACTTTGGGATTACGAGAAATACGGCATACCTTTCAAAGAAGGCGATCGCTATTTCTACTACAAGAATGACGGTCTACAAAATCAATCCGTACTCTACACGTTAACATCCCTCGACGGCGAACCCAAAGTATTAATTGACCCCAACACTCTCTCAGAAGACGGAACCGTTGCTTTGGGCGGTATAGCTATCAGCGAAGACGGCAAACTTATGGCCTACGGTTTGTCAACTTCCGGTTCCGACTGGCAGGAATGGAAAGTCCGCGATGTGGCAACAGGCGAAGATTTATCAGACCATTTAAAGTGGATTAAATTTTCAGGAGCATCCTGGACTCACGACGGCAAAGGCTTTTTTTACAGCCGCTACGACGAACCCAACGAAAAAAGCAAGCACGAAGACGTTAATTATTACCAAAAACTGTTTTACCACCAACTCGGTACGCCCCAATCTGAAGACCTATTAATCTACGAGCGACCCGACCAGAAAGAGTGGGGATTTAGCGGCGGCGTCACCGAAGACGGGCGCTACTTAATTGTCTCTGTTTGGCAGGGAACGGAAACTAAAAACTTGATTTTTTACAAGGATTTAACTGCACCGGAATCAACCGTTGTAGAACTCATTAACGAATTTGAGGCTGAGTACAGTTTCATCGACAATGAGGGTTCTCTTTTCTGGTTTCAAACAGACTTGAATGCACCGCTGGGCCGCGTAATTGCGATCGACACCAACAACCTACATCTCTCATGCCTCGGTGGTGACGAAACCCCCCCGTCGCCCCCCCTTACCAAGGGGGGGATTCAGGGGGGGTTCACAGAAATTATCCCCGAAGCAGCAGAAACTCTCGAAGGCATTGGCATCCTGAACAATCAATTTGTCGCTTCTTACCTAAAAGACGCCTACACCCAGATTAAAATCTTCAACTTAGACGGCTCTTTCGTGCGAGAAGTTGCCTTGCCCGGAATCGGTTCGGCGGGAGGATTCAGCGGCAAGCGGCACGACACCGAAACCTTTTATGCTTACACCAGTTTCACTGCACCAACCACCATTTATCGGTACAATATGGTGACAGATGAAAGTACGATTTATCGACAACCAAAGGTCGATTTTAATCCCGACGATTACGAGACAAAACAAGTATTTTATCCGAGCAAAGACGGTACGCGAGTACCCATGTTTATCACGCACAAGAAAGGCTTGCAGTTGGATGGCAACAACCCCACATACCTGTACGGTTACGGCGGTTTTGGCGTGTCGCTGACTCCGAGTTTTTCTGTTAGCAATGTCGTGTGGCTGGAGATGGGTGGAGTTTATGCGATCGCCTGTTTGCGGGGAGGCGGCGAGTACGGCGAATCCTGGCACCAAGCAGGCACAAAGTTGAATAAGCAAAACGTGTTTGATGACTTTATAGCTGGCGCTGAATGGTTGATAGAAAACAAGTACACCAAACCGGCAAAATTGGCGATCGCAGGTGGCAGCAACGGCGGTTTATTAGTGGGAGCTTGCATGACTCAGCGGCCGGAATTGTTCGGTGCAGCACTGCCGGCAGTCGGCGTTATGGATATGCTGCGCTTCCACAAGTTTACCATTGGTTGGGCCTGGACTTCGGAATACGGTTCTCCCGATAATGCCGAGGAATTTCCTACAATTCACGGCTATTCTCCCCTGCACAACCTCAAACCGGGAACGGCTTATCCGGCGACAATGATTACAACTGCCGATCACGACGATCGAGTAGTTCCGGCCCACAGTTTCAAGTTTGCTTCTACCTTGCAAGAAACCCACGCGGGAGAAAAACCCGTGTTAATTCGCATTGAAACTAAAGCGGGACACGGTGCGGGCAAACCCACTGCGAAAATCATTGAAGAATTGGCAGATGAATGGGCTTTTTTAGTGCGGGAACTCGATATTGACGCTTAG